A DNA window from Calliphora vicina chromosome 1, idCalVici1.1, whole genome shotgun sequence contains the following coding sequences:
- the Syp gene encoding heterogeneous nuclear ribonucleoprotein R isoform X3: MNKYCEMAEGNGELVEDINQKSEDRGDGERTEDYPKLLEYGLDKKVAGKLDDIYKTGKLAHVELDERALDALKEFPVDGALNVLGQFLESNLEHVSNKSAYLCGVMKTYRQKSRASQQGVPTPATTVQVKGPDEEKIKKILERTGYTLDVTTGQRKYGGPPPNWDGPVPGNGCEVFCGKIPKDMFEDELIPLFENCGTIWDLRLMMDPMTGTNRGYAFVTFTTREAASNAVKQLDNHEIKPGKCLKINISVPNLRLFVGNIPKSKGKEEILEEFGKLTAGLIEVIIYSSPDDKKKNRGFCFLEYESHKAASLAKRRLGTGRTKEHFQVWGCDIIVDWADPQEEPDEQTMSKVKVLYVRNLTQDVTEEKLKEQFEQYGKVERVKKIKDYAFVHFEDRDSAVVAMRALNGKEVGASNIEVSLAKPPSDKKKKEEILRARERRMMQMMQGRPGGLVGFEPLSPYRNLSPTHPGMIPLGTPMRIPGAPRIPLRTPMPRDYGGWPWAWNHSAWPNRWAPWQHQSSGGPSSGGGGGGGGGSTGGHRSGGSASNRGGPWGGTNSSQRSWHSARQTATKFTSSSR; encoded by the exons aaatgGCGGAAGGCAATGGCGAACTGGTAGAAGACATCAATCAAAAATCAGAAGATCGCGGCGATGGTGAAAGAACAGAAGATTATCCAAAACTGTTGGAATATGGCTTAGATAAAAAA GTTGCCGGTAAACTAGATGATATATACAAAACAGGAAAACTCGCCCACGTAGAATTAGATGAACGCGCACTGGATGCGCTCAAAGAGTTTCCGGTTGATGGTGCCTTGAATGTATTAGGTCAGTTCCTGGaatcaaatttggaacatgtatCGAATAAATCTGCGTATTTATGTGGGGTTATGAAAACCTATCGACAAAAGAGTCGAGCCAGTCAACAAGGTGTTCCAACACCCGCAACCACAGTGCAAGTTAAAGGACCAGATGaggagaaaatcaaaaaaatactaGAACGTACCGGTTACACTTTAGATGTGACCACGG GCCAGCGCAAATATGGTGGACCACCTCCTAATTGGGATGGTCCGGTACCGGGTAATGGTTGCGAGGTATTTTGTGGGAAAATACCCAAAGATATGTTTGAGGATGAATTAATACCCCTGTTTGAAAATTGTGGCACCATTTGGGACTTGCGATTAATGATGGATCCCATGACTGGTACAAATCGTGGCTATGCATTTGTTACTTTTACCACAAGAGAAGCCGCCTCTAATGCCGTCAAACag CTCGATAATCATGAAATAAAACCTGGCAAGTgtctgaaaataaatataagtgTACCGAACCTGCGCCTATTTGTGGGCAATATACCCAAATCGAAAGGCAAAGAGGAGATTTTAGAGGAATTTGGTAAATTAACAG ctGGCCTTATTGAAGTGATAATCTATAGTTCACCAGatgataaaaagaaaaatcgtGGTTTCTGTTTTCTCGAATACGAATCACACAAAGCCGCTTCATTGGCTAAAAGAAGACTTGGCACTGGTAGAACAAAG gaGCACTTTCAGGTTTGGGGATGTGATATTATCGTCGACTGGGCCGATCCACAAGAGGAGCCAGATGAACAAACCATGTCTAAAGTAAAAGTTCTGTATGTTAGAAATTTAACACAGGATGTTACAGAGGAAAAATTAAAG gaacaatttgaGCAATATGGCAAAGTTGAACgtgttaagaaaataaaagactATGCATTTGTGCATTTTGAGGATCGTGATAGTGCTGTTGTTGCAATGAGGGCCTTAAATGGCAAGGAAGTTGGTGCTTCTAATATTGAA GTTTCCTTAGCAAAGCCACCTTCAGATAAAAAGAAAAAGGAAGAAATTTTACGTGCTCGTGAACGCAGGATGATGCAAATGATGCAAGGACGTCCAGGTGGTCTAGTAGG ctttGAACCATTGTCTCCATACAGAAATCTATCACCAACACATCCAGGCATGATACCATTAGGTACACCCATGCGTATACCAGGTGCTCCCAGAATTCCTCTACGTACACCAATGCCACGTGACTATG GGGGTTGGCCGTGGGCGTGGAATCACAGCGCGTGGCCGAACCGTTGGGCTCCGTGGCAACATCAATCGTCAGGGGGCCCCTCAAGCGGCGGTGGTGGCGGCGGCGGTGGCGGCTCAACGGGGGGCCACCGTTCAGGGGGCTCTGCAAGCAACCGGGGGGGTCCGTGGGGTGGGACAAATTCGTCCCAGCGCTCGTGGCACTCAGCACGCCAAACCGCTACAAAATTTACCAG TAGTAGTCGGTAA
- the Syp gene encoding heterogeneous nuclear ribonucleoprotein R isoform X6 — MNKYCEMAEGNGELVEDINQKSEDRGDGERTEDYPKLLEYGLDKKVAGKLDDIYKTGKLAHVELDERALDALKEFPVDGALNVLGQFLESNLEHVSNKSAYLCGVMKTYRQKSRASQQGVPTPATTVQVKGPDEEKIKKILERTGYTLDVTTGQRKYGGPPPNWDGPVPGNGCEVFCGKIPKDMFEDELIPLFENCGTIWDLRLMMDPMTGTNRGYAFVTFTTREAASNAVKQLDNHEIKPGKCLKINISVPNLRLFVGNIPKSKGKEEILEEFGKLTAGLIEVIIYSSPDDKKKNRGFCFLEYESHKAASLAKRRLGTGRTKEHFQVWGCDIIVDWADPQEEPDEQTMSKVKVLYVRNLTQDVTEEKLKEQFEQYGKVERVKKIKDYAFVHFEDRDSAVVAMRALNGKEVGASNIEVSLAKPPSDKKKKEEILRARERRMMQMMQGRPGGLVGFEPLSPYRNLSPTHPGMIPLGTPMRIPGAPRIPLRTPMPRDYGGWPWAWNHSAWPNRWAPWQHQSSGGPSSGGGGGGGGGSTGGHRSGGSASNRGGPWGGTNSSQRSWHSARQTATKFTSSR, encoded by the exons aaatgGCGGAAGGCAATGGCGAACTGGTAGAAGACATCAATCAAAAATCAGAAGATCGCGGCGATGGTGAAAGAACAGAAGATTATCCAAAACTGTTGGAATATGGCTTAGATAAAAAA GTTGCCGGTAAACTAGATGATATATACAAAACAGGAAAACTCGCCCACGTAGAATTAGATGAACGCGCACTGGATGCGCTCAAAGAGTTTCCGGTTGATGGTGCCTTGAATGTATTAGGTCAGTTCCTGGaatcaaatttggaacatgtatCGAATAAATCTGCGTATTTATGTGGGGTTATGAAAACCTATCGACAAAAGAGTCGAGCCAGTCAACAAGGTGTTCCAACACCCGCAACCACAGTGCAAGTTAAAGGACCAGATGaggagaaaatcaaaaaaatactaGAACGTACCGGTTACACTTTAGATGTGACCACGG GCCAGCGCAAATATGGTGGACCACCTCCTAATTGGGATGGTCCGGTACCGGGTAATGGTTGCGAGGTATTTTGTGGGAAAATACCCAAAGATATGTTTGAGGATGAATTAATACCCCTGTTTGAAAATTGTGGCACCATTTGGGACTTGCGATTAATGATGGATCCCATGACTGGTACAAATCGTGGCTATGCATTTGTTACTTTTACCACAAGAGAAGCCGCCTCTAATGCCGTCAAACag CTCGATAATCATGAAATAAAACCTGGCAAGTgtctgaaaataaatataagtgTACCGAACCTGCGCCTATTTGTGGGCAATATACCCAAATCGAAAGGCAAAGAGGAGATTTTAGAGGAATTTGGTAAATTAACAG ctGGCCTTATTGAAGTGATAATCTATAGTTCACCAGatgataaaaagaaaaatcgtGGTTTCTGTTTTCTCGAATACGAATCACACAAAGCCGCTTCATTGGCTAAAAGAAGACTTGGCACTGGTAGAACAAAG gaGCACTTTCAGGTTTGGGGATGTGATATTATCGTCGACTGGGCCGATCCACAAGAGGAGCCAGATGAACAAACCATGTCTAAAGTAAAAGTTCTGTATGTTAGAAATTTAACACAGGATGTTACAGAGGAAAAATTAAAG gaacaatttgaGCAATATGGCAAAGTTGAACgtgttaagaaaataaaagactATGCATTTGTGCATTTTGAGGATCGTGATAGTGCTGTTGTTGCAATGAGGGCCTTAAATGGCAAGGAAGTTGGTGCTTCTAATATTGAA GTTTCCTTAGCAAAGCCACCTTCAGATAAAAAGAAAAAGGAAGAAATTTTACGTGCTCGTGAACGCAGGATGATGCAAATGATGCAAGGACGTCCAGGTGGTCTAGTAGG ctttGAACCATTGTCTCCATACAGAAATCTATCACCAACACATCCAGGCATGATACCATTAGGTACACCCATGCGTATACCAGGTGCTCCCAGAATTCCTCTACGTACACCAATGCCACGTGACTATG GGGGTTGGCCGTGGGCGTGGAATCACAGCGCGTGGCCGAACCGTTGGGCTCCGTGGCAACATCAATCGTCAGGGGGCCCCTCAAGCGGCGGTGGTGGCGGCGGCGGTGGCGGCTCAACGGGGGGCCACCGTTCAGGGGGCTCTGCAAGCAACCGGGGGGGTCCGTGGGGTGGGACAAATTCGTCCCAGCGCTCGTGGCACTCAGCACGCCAAACCGCTACAAAATTTACCAG TAGTCGGTAA
- the Syp gene encoding heterogeneous nuclear ribonucleoprotein R isoform X10, translated as MNKYCEMAEGNGELVEDINQKSEDRGDGERTEDYPKLLEYGLDKKVAGKLDDIYKTGKLAHVELDERALDALKEFPVDGALNVLGQFLESNLEHVSNKSAYLCGVMKTYRQKSRASQQGVPTPATTVQVKGPDEEKIKKILERTGYTLDVTTGQRKYGGPPPNWDGPVPGNGCEVFCGKIPKDMFEDELIPLFENCGTIWDLRLMMDPMTGTNRGYAFVTFTTREAASNAVKQLDNHEIKPGKCLKINISVPNLRLFVGNIPKSKGKEEILEEFGKLTAGLIEVIIYSSPDDKKKNRGFCFLEYESHKAASLAKRRLGTGRTKVWGCDIIVDWADPQEEPDEQTMSKVKVLYVRNLTQDVTEEKLKEQFEQYGKVERVKKIKDYAFVHFEDRDSAVVAMRALNGKEVGASNIEVSLAKPPSDKKKKEEILRARERRMMQMMQGRPGGLVGNLSPTHPGMIPLGTPMRIPGAPRIPLRTPMPRDYDYDYDFYGYSDYRGAGYSDSYYEDFYRTYDGEYFFDYPPGGVAPLPPPVGSGAAAGGLPRTARNNVRRLESTHKPVERNLMARWK; from the exons aaatgGCGGAAGGCAATGGCGAACTGGTAGAAGACATCAATCAAAAATCAGAAGATCGCGGCGATGGTGAAAGAACAGAAGATTATCCAAAACTGTTGGAATATGGCTTAGATAAAAAA GTTGCCGGTAAACTAGATGATATATACAAAACAGGAAAACTCGCCCACGTAGAATTAGATGAACGCGCACTGGATGCGCTCAAAGAGTTTCCGGTTGATGGTGCCTTGAATGTATTAGGTCAGTTCCTGGaatcaaatttggaacatgtatCGAATAAATCTGCGTATTTATGTGGGGTTATGAAAACCTATCGACAAAAGAGTCGAGCCAGTCAACAAGGTGTTCCAACACCCGCAACCACAGTGCAAGTTAAAGGACCAGATGaggagaaaatcaaaaaaatactaGAACGTACCGGTTACACTTTAGATGTGACCACGG GCCAGCGCAAATATGGTGGACCACCTCCTAATTGGGATGGTCCGGTACCGGGTAATGGTTGCGAGGTATTTTGTGGGAAAATACCCAAAGATATGTTTGAGGATGAATTAATACCCCTGTTTGAAAATTGTGGCACCATTTGGGACTTGCGATTAATGATGGATCCCATGACTGGTACAAATCGTGGCTATGCATTTGTTACTTTTACCACAAGAGAAGCCGCCTCTAATGCCGTCAAACag CTCGATAATCATGAAATAAAACCTGGCAAGTgtctgaaaataaatataagtgTACCGAACCTGCGCCTATTTGTGGGCAATATACCCAAATCGAAAGGCAAAGAGGAGATTTTAGAGGAATTTGGTAAATTAACAG ctGGCCTTATTGAAGTGATAATCTATAGTTCACCAGatgataaaaagaaaaatcgtGGTTTCTGTTTTCTCGAATACGAATCACACAAAGCCGCTTCATTGGCTAAAAGAAGACTTGGCACTGGTAGAACAAAG GTTTGGGGATGTGATATTATCGTCGACTGGGCCGATCCACAAGAGGAGCCAGATGAACAAACCATGTCTAAAGTAAAAGTTCTGTATGTTAGAAATTTAACACAGGATGTTACAGAGGAAAAATTAAAG gaacaatttgaGCAATATGGCAAAGTTGAACgtgttaagaaaataaaagactATGCATTTGTGCATTTTGAGGATCGTGATAGTGCTGTTGTTGCAATGAGGGCCTTAAATGGCAAGGAAGTTGGTGCTTCTAATATTGAA GTTTCCTTAGCAAAGCCACCTTCAGATAAAAAGAAAAAGGAAGAAATTTTACGTGCTCGTGAACGCAGGATGATGCAAATGATGCAAGGACGTCCAGGTGGTCTAGTAGG AAATCTATCACCAACACATCCAGGCATGATACCATTAGGTACACCCATGCGTATACCAGGTGCTCCCAGAATTCCTCTACGTACACCAATGCCACGTGACTATG ATTATGATTATGACTTTTATGGTTATTCGGATTATCGCGGTGCTGGCTACAGTGATTCGTATTATGAAGATTTTTATCGTACCTATGATGGAGAATATTTCTTTGATTATCCGCCCGGTGGTGTGGCACCACTACCACCACCAGTTGGTAGTGGCGCTGCCGCAGGTGGTTTACCCAGAACAGCGCGTAATAATGTG CGTCGATTGGAGTCCACGCATAAACCCGTTGAACGTAATCTAATGGCTCGTTGGAAATAA
- the Syp gene encoding heterogeneous nuclear ribonucleoprotein R isoform X9, protein MNKYCEMAEGNGELVEDINQKSEDRGDGERTEDYPKLLEYGLDKKVAGKLDDIYKTGKLAHVELDERALDALKEFPVDGALNVLGQFLESNLEHVSNKSAYLCGVMKTYRQKSRASQQGVPTPATTVQVKGPDEEKIKKILERTGYTLDVTTGQRKYGGPPPNWDGPVPGNGCEVFCGKIPKDMFEDELIPLFENCGTIWDLRLMMDPMTGTNRGYAFVTFTTREAASNAVKQLDNHEIKPGKCLKINISVPNLRLFVGNIPKSKGKEEILEEFGKLTAGLIEVIIYSSPDDKKKNRGFCFLEYESHKAASLAKRRLGTGRTKEHFQVWGCDIIVDWADPQEEPDEQTMSKVKVLYVRNLTQDVTEEKLKEQFEQYGKVERVKKIKDYAFVHFEDRDSAVVAMRALNGKEVGASNIEVSLAKPPSDKKKKEEILRARERRMMQMMQGRPGGLVGNLSPTHPGMIPLGTPMRIPGAPRIPLRTPMPRDYGGWPWAWNHSAWPNRWAPWQHQSSGGPSSGGGGGGGGGSTGGHRSGGSASNRGGPWGGTNSSQRSWHSARQTATKFTSSSR, encoded by the exons aaatgGCGGAAGGCAATGGCGAACTGGTAGAAGACATCAATCAAAAATCAGAAGATCGCGGCGATGGTGAAAGAACAGAAGATTATCCAAAACTGTTGGAATATGGCTTAGATAAAAAA GTTGCCGGTAAACTAGATGATATATACAAAACAGGAAAACTCGCCCACGTAGAATTAGATGAACGCGCACTGGATGCGCTCAAAGAGTTTCCGGTTGATGGTGCCTTGAATGTATTAGGTCAGTTCCTGGaatcaaatttggaacatgtatCGAATAAATCTGCGTATTTATGTGGGGTTATGAAAACCTATCGACAAAAGAGTCGAGCCAGTCAACAAGGTGTTCCAACACCCGCAACCACAGTGCAAGTTAAAGGACCAGATGaggagaaaatcaaaaaaatactaGAACGTACCGGTTACACTTTAGATGTGACCACGG GCCAGCGCAAATATGGTGGACCACCTCCTAATTGGGATGGTCCGGTACCGGGTAATGGTTGCGAGGTATTTTGTGGGAAAATACCCAAAGATATGTTTGAGGATGAATTAATACCCCTGTTTGAAAATTGTGGCACCATTTGGGACTTGCGATTAATGATGGATCCCATGACTGGTACAAATCGTGGCTATGCATTTGTTACTTTTACCACAAGAGAAGCCGCCTCTAATGCCGTCAAACag CTCGATAATCATGAAATAAAACCTGGCAAGTgtctgaaaataaatataagtgTACCGAACCTGCGCCTATTTGTGGGCAATATACCCAAATCGAAAGGCAAAGAGGAGATTTTAGAGGAATTTGGTAAATTAACAG ctGGCCTTATTGAAGTGATAATCTATAGTTCACCAGatgataaaaagaaaaatcgtGGTTTCTGTTTTCTCGAATACGAATCACACAAAGCCGCTTCATTGGCTAAAAGAAGACTTGGCACTGGTAGAACAAAG gaGCACTTTCAGGTTTGGGGATGTGATATTATCGTCGACTGGGCCGATCCACAAGAGGAGCCAGATGAACAAACCATGTCTAAAGTAAAAGTTCTGTATGTTAGAAATTTAACACAGGATGTTACAGAGGAAAAATTAAAG gaacaatttgaGCAATATGGCAAAGTTGAACgtgttaagaaaataaaagactATGCATTTGTGCATTTTGAGGATCGTGATAGTGCTGTTGTTGCAATGAGGGCCTTAAATGGCAAGGAAGTTGGTGCTTCTAATATTGAA GTTTCCTTAGCAAAGCCACCTTCAGATAAAAAGAAAAAGGAAGAAATTTTACGTGCTCGTGAACGCAGGATGATGCAAATGATGCAAGGACGTCCAGGTGGTCTAGTAGG AAATCTATCACCAACACATCCAGGCATGATACCATTAGGTACACCCATGCGTATACCAGGTGCTCCCAGAATTCCTCTACGTACACCAATGCCACGTGACTATG GGGGTTGGCCGTGGGCGTGGAATCACAGCGCGTGGCCGAACCGTTGGGCTCCGTGGCAACATCAATCGTCAGGGGGCCCCTCAAGCGGCGGTGGTGGCGGCGGCGGTGGCGGCTCAACGGGGGGCCACCGTTCAGGGGGCTCTGCAAGCAACCGGGGGGGTCCGTGGGGTGGGACAAATTCGTCCCAGCGCTCGTGGCACTCAGCACGCCAAACCGCTACAAAATTTACCAG TAGTAGTCGGTAA
- the Syp gene encoding heterogeneous nuclear ribonucleoprotein R isoform X12: MNKYCEMAEGNGELVEDINQKSEDRGDGERTEDYPKLLEYGLDKKVAGKLDDIYKTGKLAHVELDERALDALKEFPVDGALNVLGQFLESNLEHVSNKSAYLCGVMKTYRQKSRASQQGVPTPATTVQVKGPDEEKIKKILERTGYTLDVTTGQRKYGGPPPNWDGPVPGNGCEVFCGKIPKDMFEDELIPLFENCGTIWDLRLMMDPMTGTNRGYAFVTFTTREAASNAVKQLDNHEIKPGKCLKINISVPNLRLFVGNIPKSKGKEEILEEFGKLTAGLIEVIIYSSPDDKKKNRGFCFLEYESHKAASLAKRRLGTGRTKVWGCDIIVDWADPQEEPDEQTMSKVKVLYVRNLTQDVTEEKLKEQFEQYGKVERVKKIKDYAFVHFEDRDSAVVAMRALNGKEVGASNIEVSLAKPPSDKKKKEEILRARERRMMQMMQGRPGGLVGNLSPTHPGMIPLGTPMRIPGAPRIPLRTPMPRDYGGWPWAWNHSAWPNRWAPWQHQSSGGPSSGGGGGGGGGSTGGHRSGGSASNRGGPWGGTNSSQRSWHSARQTATKFTSSSR, translated from the exons aaatgGCGGAAGGCAATGGCGAACTGGTAGAAGACATCAATCAAAAATCAGAAGATCGCGGCGATGGTGAAAGAACAGAAGATTATCCAAAACTGTTGGAATATGGCTTAGATAAAAAA GTTGCCGGTAAACTAGATGATATATACAAAACAGGAAAACTCGCCCACGTAGAATTAGATGAACGCGCACTGGATGCGCTCAAAGAGTTTCCGGTTGATGGTGCCTTGAATGTATTAGGTCAGTTCCTGGaatcaaatttggaacatgtatCGAATAAATCTGCGTATTTATGTGGGGTTATGAAAACCTATCGACAAAAGAGTCGAGCCAGTCAACAAGGTGTTCCAACACCCGCAACCACAGTGCAAGTTAAAGGACCAGATGaggagaaaatcaaaaaaatactaGAACGTACCGGTTACACTTTAGATGTGACCACGG GCCAGCGCAAATATGGTGGACCACCTCCTAATTGGGATGGTCCGGTACCGGGTAATGGTTGCGAGGTATTTTGTGGGAAAATACCCAAAGATATGTTTGAGGATGAATTAATACCCCTGTTTGAAAATTGTGGCACCATTTGGGACTTGCGATTAATGATGGATCCCATGACTGGTACAAATCGTGGCTATGCATTTGTTACTTTTACCACAAGAGAAGCCGCCTCTAATGCCGTCAAACag CTCGATAATCATGAAATAAAACCTGGCAAGTgtctgaaaataaatataagtgTACCGAACCTGCGCCTATTTGTGGGCAATATACCCAAATCGAAAGGCAAAGAGGAGATTTTAGAGGAATTTGGTAAATTAACAG ctGGCCTTATTGAAGTGATAATCTATAGTTCACCAGatgataaaaagaaaaatcgtGGTTTCTGTTTTCTCGAATACGAATCACACAAAGCCGCTTCATTGGCTAAAAGAAGACTTGGCACTGGTAGAACAAAG GTTTGGGGATGTGATATTATCGTCGACTGGGCCGATCCACAAGAGGAGCCAGATGAACAAACCATGTCTAAAGTAAAAGTTCTGTATGTTAGAAATTTAACACAGGATGTTACAGAGGAAAAATTAAAG gaacaatttgaGCAATATGGCAAAGTTGAACgtgttaagaaaataaaagactATGCATTTGTGCATTTTGAGGATCGTGATAGTGCTGTTGTTGCAATGAGGGCCTTAAATGGCAAGGAAGTTGGTGCTTCTAATATTGAA GTTTCCTTAGCAAAGCCACCTTCAGATAAAAAGAAAAAGGAAGAAATTTTACGTGCTCGTGAACGCAGGATGATGCAAATGATGCAAGGACGTCCAGGTGGTCTAGTAGG AAATCTATCACCAACACATCCAGGCATGATACCATTAGGTACACCCATGCGTATACCAGGTGCTCCCAGAATTCCTCTACGTACACCAATGCCACGTGACTATG GGGGTTGGCCGTGGGCGTGGAATCACAGCGCGTGGCCGAACCGTTGGGCTCCGTGGCAACATCAATCGTCAGGGGGCCCCTCAAGCGGCGGTGGTGGCGGCGGCGGTGGCGGCTCAACGGGGGGCCACCGTTCAGGGGGCTCTGCAAGCAACCGGGGGGGTCCGTGGGGTGGGACAAATTCGTCCCAGCGCTCGTGGCACTCAGCACGCCAAACCGCTACAAAATTTACCAG TAGTAGTCGGTAA
- the Syp gene encoding heterogeneous nuclear ribonucleoprotein R isoform X11: protein MNKYCEMAEGNGELVEDINQKSEDRGDGERTEDYPKLLEYGLDKKVAGKLDDIYKTGKLAHVELDERALDALKEFPVDGALNVLGQFLESNLEHVSNKSAYLCGVMKTYRQKSRASQQGVPTPATTVQVKGPDEEKIKKILERTGYTLDVTTGQRKYGGPPPNWDGPVPGNGCEVFCGKIPKDMFEDELIPLFENCGTIWDLRLMMDPMTGTNRGYAFVTFTTREAASNAVKQLNDYEIRKGKKIGVTISFNNHRLFVGNIPKNRDHDELIEEFAKHAPGLIEVIIYSSPDDKKKNRGFCFLEYESHKAASLAKRRLGTGRTKVWGCDIIVDWADPQEEPDEQTMSKVKVLYVRNLTQDVTEEKLKEQFEQYGKVERVKKIKDYAFVHFEDRDSAVVAMRALNGKEVGASNIEVSLAKPPSDKKKKEEILRARERRMMQMMQGRPGGLVGNLSPTHPGMIPLGTPMRIPGAPRIPLRTPMPRDYDYDYDFYGYSDYRGAGYSDSYYEDFYRTYDGEYFFDYPPGGVAPLPPPVGSGAAAGGLPRTARNNVRRLESTHKPVERNLMARWK, encoded by the exons aaatgGCGGAAGGCAATGGCGAACTGGTAGAAGACATCAATCAAAAATCAGAAGATCGCGGCGATGGTGAAAGAACAGAAGATTATCCAAAACTGTTGGAATATGGCTTAGATAAAAAA GTTGCCGGTAAACTAGATGATATATACAAAACAGGAAAACTCGCCCACGTAGAATTAGATGAACGCGCACTGGATGCGCTCAAAGAGTTTCCGGTTGATGGTGCCTTGAATGTATTAGGTCAGTTCCTGGaatcaaatttggaacatgtatCGAATAAATCTGCGTATTTATGTGGGGTTATGAAAACCTATCGACAAAAGAGTCGAGCCAGTCAACAAGGTGTTCCAACACCCGCAACCACAGTGCAAGTTAAAGGACCAGATGaggagaaaatcaaaaaaatactaGAACGTACCGGTTACACTTTAGATGTGACCACGG GCCAGCGCAAATATGGTGGACCACCTCCTAATTGGGATGGTCCGGTACCGGGTAATGGTTGCGAGGTATTTTGTGGGAAAATACCCAAAGATATGTTTGAGGATGAATTAATACCCCTGTTTGAAAATTGTGGCACCATTTGGGACTTGCGATTAATGATGGATCCCATGACTGGTACAAATCGTGGCTATGCATTTGTTACTTTTACCACAAGAGAAGCCGCCTCTAATGCCGTCAAACag CTGAATGATTATGAAATTCGGAAAGGCAAAAAGATTGGTGTAACGATATCATTTAATAATCACCGGCTTTTTGTCGGCAATATACCTAAGAATAGAGATCATGATGAATTAATTGAGGAATTTGCTAAACATGCAC ctGGCCTTATTGAAGTGATAATCTATAGTTCACCAGatgataaaaagaaaaatcgtGGTTTCTGTTTTCTCGAATACGAATCACACAAAGCCGCTTCATTGGCTAAAAGAAGACTTGGCACTGGTAGAACAAAG GTTTGGGGATGTGATATTATCGTCGACTGGGCCGATCCACAAGAGGAGCCAGATGAACAAACCATGTCTAAAGTAAAAGTTCTGTATGTTAGAAATTTAACACAGGATGTTACAGAGGAAAAATTAAAG gaacaatttgaGCAATATGGCAAAGTTGAACgtgttaagaaaataaaagactATGCATTTGTGCATTTTGAGGATCGTGATAGTGCTGTTGTTGCAATGAGGGCCTTAAATGGCAAGGAAGTTGGTGCTTCTAATATTGAA GTTTCCTTAGCAAAGCCACCTTCAGATAAAAAGAAAAAGGAAGAAATTTTACGTGCTCGTGAACGCAGGATGATGCAAATGATGCAAGGACGTCCAGGTGGTCTAGTAGG AAATCTATCACCAACACATCCAGGCATGATACCATTAGGTACACCCATGCGTATACCAGGTGCTCCCAGAATTCCTCTACGTACACCAATGCCACGTGACTATG ATTATGATTATGACTTTTATGGTTATTCGGATTATCGCGGTGCTGGCTACAGTGATTCGTATTATGAAGATTTTTATCGTACCTATGATGGAGAATATTTCTTTGATTATCCGCCCGGTGGTGTGGCACCACTACCACCACCAGTTGGTAGTGGCGCTGCCGCAGGTGGTTTACCCAGAACAGCGCGTAATAATGTG CGTCGATTGGAGTCCACGCATAAACCCGTTGAACGTAATCTAATGGCTCGTTGGAAATAA